TTCACCGCCTGAAGTTGTCAGAGCTCCTGGATTATGTGACCAGCACCATGCTCTGCTAGGCCATGgccgaaattgtctatgttgtgcatcaatgtcacaacgagatgcttgcaggcatcaccaactgtcatggtggcatcaggatctgtggaaattacagattctggcactctgcttgcTAATTTCTATGATGTTTGTGAGCAGTGCAGGGAGACGCAGGCGTCGAAccacactgttacggggggaccggcagattaggaccagggggtatatatcctaatcgccagtcagtTTATCTATGTGTGTGACACAGcctttagtctcagacataacacaatcaggctgagcatgctcactaggcaaaacaccgggcttaaactctggctggggtaaatcggcgcacgcatgcgcactagccgcctctccacacttagacgtggtggaaggaacagccaactggacaacccgaggcacggccaagaacggcagccggcgcctgggcgcaacaggaaccgcagcaggctgcttgcggctatggcggcgccagttccTAACAgtaaccccccctctagcggccctcccactcaaatggtctatagtcgccacagataccactgagcgacgggcggaagatggagacatgcagtgtgagctgcaagactcgctccaccgcgtaatcacccccgatgaccagtcgatatgtggggaatgttgcttcaaccaaagaatacccagcagaatatcatctgcacccttagggagaaccagaaatgaaatggtctccctatgcccagatgacatggcaagggtaatgggcactgtccgctggtgaattaccttgggcaacaaggacccatccaatacacggactctcactggccttggcatttgcaccagtgggatggcatgccgccgggcaaaagaggaggagatgaaactatccccagcacctgtgtccacacttgcccttgtggaccatgttgaccccttaaaggaaatggacgcgggaaacgtcaccctaatggatgacgcagagtccagtctaccttcagctatggtcaccaatcgcggtcgcttaccctgacgctttgggcaacggttggcataatgaccagactgcccacaagcgaaacaggaaatgcccttgtgactcgaagacctagcaacaccaaccctagcgatgtccatagggacagagatgtcctctaagggaggtgcagtaggagagaccactacagtggctaaacgaccctctgacctgcgctccagctgacgttcggaggtccgcaggtcaatgcgggtagccagagtcatgaggccctcaagggtagttggtacctcacgcgacgctaatgcgtccttcacgtgcgaggctaatcccctccagaacagtggaatgagagtcctctctgaccaccccagttctgcagcaagtgtcctgaaactcacagcatattgacttgaggaggtacgcccctgctccaaagtcagtagctgtagggccgagtcatgagtgacctcaggccccaggaacacttgtcgcaaggactccaaaaactccttagagtcctgtactacggggtcattcctctcccacaatggtgtagcccactccagtgctctatcagagagcaaggagatgataaaccccaccttcgacctctttgtaggaaaccgtgcagccaacagctctagatggactgagcactggttcacgaatcccctacatgccttgttgttccccgtaaacttgttgggcagcgagaggtgagggagggttggagtaggcttggtgactgacaccattgcagccgcttgagccaccacatcatccatatcagcagcaagagcagacttctccagagacctcactctcgcatcaagctgcagcatgaactgacgtagctgctccatctccgccatgccagccagaccctggcgcagtcttactgttacggggggaccggcagattaggaccagggggtatatatcctaatcgccagtcggggcccaccgtgctccagatgacaaaggagctgctggcacctgagggttaggcggagactatacagctggatggctctgagataacccaggaactctgggaaccggtcacgtgtgtttggacatgtcagaccagacgacaacccgattagcgtttaggtgcacctagcgctacaccaaccacgtgtgcaggaaacacgtcaggccgggtggtaaccaggtagcgttaaccggaagaccgccacgaaagcgccctgtcggccacgtgtgtaggacacgtcaggccgaacggtcctccgattagcgtttctggccacctctcgactggccacgtgtgtgtaggacacgtcaggccagatgggtacaccagtagcgttgaccgggaagccgagtaggataaggaacaccctgttaactccacaggggtcctggggtacgctgtccgtgcgcgtagggggcacaaccggacaggtggcacagcaggtgcgttgtccgtgtgcgtagggagcacaatcggacaggaagcacagcagccgcagcccagttaacgccactgggctgctatagcaagactggaatggcaggagggaagcacggcgcctgaccctgatgtgccgagccacgaatcttggcgtgacaggcaccgttcgcctaaccctacctaccgctgcccaacataggcttatgccgcaatgaggctctaacatggaggtgtgctctgactgagcaaatgtgaagactgcgcacctccatgttgtctccagccccttttataacctgggtccgccccaaacccagggtggaaccaccaaggtccaatagcagagtgccatgtcatcagtgacatcacatgcgacctatccggaaccaccacatcattgatgacctcatggcagccacgccccaaacacttcaccagtcatcgtctgacgaccaatactgaggtgccagatcataggggcgggcctctgcgagccagtccggagttgccacgtcatcaggacacctgacaccctctgccctatcagggcctgccacctcacagacatgctcagtgaggtccttaccggacctagcctctggtgcatcaagtgtctgagcatgcccagtagcctgagcaacaggctcagaaagcagactatcagtttgagcatgctcagtaggcacatcccagaacttagacacagcacgaagtccaagtacctgtgcaaagaggctgttagggttaattgtgggagcatgctcagtagcccgaactgaggacttagtctcagacataacacaatcaggctgagcatgctcactaggcaaaacaccgggcttaaactctggctggggtaaatcggcgcacgcatgcgcaatagccgcctctccacacttagacgtggtggaaggaacagccaactggacaacccgaggcacggccaagaacggcagccggcgcctgggcgcaacaggaaccgcagcaggctgcttgcggctatggcggcgccagttcgtaacacACATACTTAGTAAGACTAGCAACAGTTATTATCTGCTGAGCTCCTTGTTAATGTATTTGATTACATGCTGTAGTGGAGCCAGTATCAtttgctccccttctgtatatgctggctggactattccattaatgccagctatagtttacctatacaggtctggtgaggtgttgtgatacaaactagtggttgttgtgcattattgctgtgagcagttgtggtgttaacccttgttgtctttttgtttctgccttaatgctcttgcttttctccttagtctcacactgtttatttctgtgagtttgcaatgtgtctgaattttggttttcctgtctgtcttaatctttatttccatcatactcctgtccCTTCCTTCCACGTTCGGGGGTAATCCAGTGGTTAGGGATAGCCTACGGTTTCCTAGCATGAGGGAAAGTATAGGAGCTCCCTGTCCCttattatcctacagtcacattgcgacaatcaatcagattatttactgtagcacattccagagaactggtgctaggaatgggagatccgaattaacgaagatgtaactctaaagggtgctttacacgctgcgacatcgctactgatatatcgtcggggtcacatcattagtgacgcaaatccggcgccggtagcgacatcacagcgtgtgacaccaaggagcgacgatcaacgatcgcaaaatcgttcaaaagcggtgatcgttgacacgtctctcctttccttaatatcgttgctgcaggtacgaagttgttcgtcgttcctgcggcaccacacatcgctatgtgtgacaccgcaggagcgacgaacatctccttacctgcgtccaccggcaatgaggaaggacagaggtgggcggcatgttccggccgctcatctccgcccctcctcttctattgggcggccgcttagtgacgccgcagtgacgtcgctttgacgccgaacgcacctcccccttgagggagggattgttcggcggtcacagcgacgtcgctgacaagcgtgtggagctgccgtagcgataatgttcgctacagcagcgatcaccaaaagtcgcacaaacgacgggggcgggtgctatcgcactcgacatcgccagcagtgtcgcagcgtgtaatgtaccctttagatctcgaaattggaaaacagattcagaataatttgtttcctaaATTAATTTCTAATAatatagtttaaaaaaataaatgtactttcaaaattatataattaaaaaataataacattgtgtttgttTTTAACAGATGACTGTATCAGGAGTTCACATGGAaatatatcttcagaatttaaaacagatgatcaaactaCCACACATgaaacatatgaagagcatgctgttgtcccagatatacctccagtccttcctcggaaagctttatcatctgatcttttcaaacaagtccaaaattacgatttatcacagaattgtaagcaaaataaaagttacagaaaggatgtggaacatgaaacggctcctacaagggagaaactattttcatgttcagagtgtgggaaatgttttatgcggaaatcaaaccttgttagacatcagaaaagccacacaggggagaagccattttcatgttcagagtgtggaaaatgttttattcagaaaataaaccttgttaaacatcagaaaagtcacacaggggagaagccaatttcatgttcagagtgtgggaaatgttttactcagaaatcagatctttttgtgcatcaaagatctcacacaggggagaagccattttcatgttcagaatgtgggaaatattttattcagaaatcatctcttgtttggcatcaaagatctcacacaggggagaagccattttcatgttcagagtgtggaaaatgttttattcggaaatcagagcttgttagacatcagaaaaatcacacaggggagaagccattttcatgttcagagtgtgggaaatgttttattcagaaatcagaccttgttagacatcagaaaaatcacacaggagaaaagccattttcatgttcagaatgtgggaaatgttttattcggaaatcatatcttgtttggcatcaaagatctcacacaggggagaagccattttcatgttcagagtgtggaaaatgttttattcggaaatcatatcttgtttggcatcaaagatctcacacaggggagaagccattttcatgttcagagtgtgggaaatgttttattcagaaatcagaccttgttagacatcagaaaaatcacacagtggagaagccatttgcatgttcagagtgtgggaaatgttttattcagaaatcagatctttttgtgcatcaaagatctcacacaggggagaagccattttcatgttcagaatgtgggaaatgttttattcggaaatcatatcttctttggcatcaaagatctcacacaggggagaagccattttcatgttcagagtgtggaaaatgttttattcggaaatcagagcttgttagacatcagaaaaatcacacaggggagaagccattttcttgttcagagtgtgggaaatgttttattcggaaatcacaccttgttagacatcagacaagtcacaccggggagaagccgttttcatgttcagagtgtgggaaatgttttcttcagaaatcacaccttgttagacatcagaaaagtcacacaggggagaagccattttcatgttcaaagtgtgggaaatgttttattcggaaatcacaccttatTAGACATCAGACAAATCACATAGGGGAAAAGccgttttcatgctcagaatgtggtaaatgttttactaggaaatcatatCGTGAtgaccatcaaaaaaatcacacaaaataaaccatttttatgttctgaatgtggaaaatgtaattttcagaaatcaaattttgttaaacatgttaagaagccgcacagggcaggaacctttttcatgttgtgaataatgtaatgtttaactggtaaatcaagtcttgccgaccatcagaaaaccatcagagcggagcagccattcttgctttcagaatttgccaaatgtttttcaACATTAATCAGgttctgttgtcagatgagtcacatgggagaaaCCATCATaatgtactataattcaaagggttttatccaaaaatcagctacaattgaaagaaccattttctctctttttaaacttatcgtatttttcaaaccataagaatgtggtcatgatgcactgttatggggggttctgctgctgacactgttacgagggtaatatcccccagtttctagtgcaatgtgtttgatgactttccaTTTAAATATGCTTATatcaaatctgtggctgcctttattatttactaaaacagtgaagagccacagattagtgaatttttttaaatataatccagtaccaaaacttttggaaGTGTTCCTAATGTCCCCAAAAGGAACTttcaggttgtgagatcccacaaccctcagtgatcactcacaGTGGAAGAGTaagctctacgaccccagctctgtggcatccttcttaagcagttcagtaaaaccttaaaaaGTATGTGACCACGCTAGATTAGTTGAGAGAGCAATTTCTCGTCCTTAGAGCAGccgcagagatttgtgggatcccgccctgcacactgagatcccacaaaatggaaattcgagctccactttgctagtaacttaagttgggtatttcgagagcctttatgaacatttctgaaaggttttgatactggattatatttagataattcactaatctcaggtttcccactgctttatttactaaaaagcgcagtcccagattggagataggaactcataagtatattatattgtatataattgcatttctaaacttgttttgttaataaatgctggtAAATGTATATtcatgtctgtctttctctattgtttagatgttatgattttgcctcagaacctcagaagttgaggcagagctgtaggcatttagcacaaaaatagtgaggggatgtcacagagTTATCACGGCTGGAATCCAATGGCAGAAATgttggaaaatcccagagatttgcagaacgtgttgttaactgacagttttttgtttgtacagcagcggactctatgactctgggaaactgtcagtttttactCTGTTGctggcctctgacttcctttataatcctcaccctggggtgctttggatgaggtttatagttgttcctggctgtggtttGCAGCAGTCGTTTCCTCTTGTTGTTCCACAGACTTCTGCGGTAGctactcctaagataagtgtttgacgtcgtttgctatctacctgggcttAGGTGGTATCATTTGtgtctcccctgtattgtttccttttgtctcccttagcattagtggtgttgacgaagagctcatacctaccattcttacttagggcccagatcagggtttgcctagggtgaggtattcctgctcggcgataggtgcagaacctgtatagggttggtgagggcagtgagggtgagctgcaggttattgccaggggtcaccacttccccctttccctagtgatagggcattcttTTCCCTTTCCA
This sequence is a window from Anomaloglossus baeobatrachus isolate aAnoBae1 chromosome 5 unlocalized genomic scaffold, aAnoBae1.hap1 SUPER_5_unloc_22, whole genome shotgun sequence. Protein-coding genes within it:
- the LOC142259010 gene encoding uncharacterized protein LOC142259010, which gives rise to MEEWEYLEGHKDLYKDVMMVVPQPLTSPGLSSKRTTPERCPRPLLPEGCKQEDPDVPQDVFPPALSYDCIRSSHGNISSEFKTDDQTTTHETYEEHAVVPDIPPVLPRKALSSDLFKQVQNYDLSQNCKQNKSYRKDVEHETAPTREKLFSCSECGKCFMRKSNLVRHQKSHTGEKPFSCSECGKCFIQKINLVKHQKSHTGEKPISCSECGKCFTQKSDLFVHQRSHTGEKPFSCSECGKYFIQKSSLVWHQRSHTGEKPFSCSECGKCFIRKSELVRHQKNHTGEKPFSCSECGKCFIQKSDLVRHQKNHTGEKPFSCSECGKCFIRKSYLVWHQRSHTGEKPFSCSECGKCFIRKSYLVWHQRSHTGEKPFSCSECGKCFIQKSDLVRHQKNHTVEKPFACSECGKCFIQKSDLFVHQRSHTGEKPFSCSECGKCFIRKSYLLWHQRSHTGEKPFSCSECGKCFIRKSELVRHQKNHTGEKPFSCSECGKCFIRKSHLVRHQTSHTGEKPFSCSECGKCFLQKSHLVRHQKSHTGEKPFSCSKCGKCFIRKSHLIRHQTNHIGEKPFSCSECGKCFTRKSYRDDHQKNHTK